One genomic window of Actinoalloteichus hoggarensis includes the following:
- a CDS encoding radical SAM protein produces MPDVQDGPSAIWDRFAANERLAINFTLTCNLACAHCIVESSPQRTERLTLDEVRSALDAGRRNGKRHVTFSGGEIFLYPQQMCEVISYASGLGYVVDAESNAFWARSDVLARQKLAPFVAAGLAGLSLSADAYHVEYFSVERTINAARAGREAGLLTEINFCPSNSPAVDEEIKAALRAAGEPFLTNELLDRGRGKDLLRITVGRRVDELPDCDSLTTTVHATGDVYACCELDISTDAMKRTPVFLGSIRTRDRTAAEQDERERLVTAFYDPNSPIYFRKMVAEHPLFRGLTEDRYQNICDFCLSALRDPARVAALSAILRAEGKSVETESTAEDAHDGVSREPISTG; encoded by the coding sequence ATGCCGGATGTCCAGGATGGTCCGTCCGCGATCTGGGACCGATTCGCCGCGAACGAGCGGCTGGCGATCAACTTCACCTTGACCTGTAATCTCGCCTGCGCGCACTGCATCGTCGAGTCGAGTCCGCAGCGCACCGAACGACTCACCCTCGACGAGGTCCGCTCCGCGTTGGACGCGGGCAGGCGCAACGGCAAGCGACACGTCACCTTCAGCGGCGGCGAGATCTTCCTGTATCCGCAGCAGATGTGCGAGGTGATCTCCTACGCCAGTGGACTCGGCTACGTGGTCGACGCCGAGTCGAACGCCTTCTGGGCCAGGTCGGACGTCCTCGCCCGGCAGAAGCTCGCCCCCTTCGTCGCGGCGGGGCTCGCCGGCCTCTCGCTCAGCGCGGACGCCTATCACGTCGAGTACTTCTCCGTGGAACGGACCATCAACGCGGCGCGGGCGGGCCGAGAGGCGGGGCTGCTGACCGAGATCAACTTCTGCCCGTCGAACTCTCCCGCGGTGGACGAGGAGATCAAGGCGGCCCTGCGGGCGGCGGGCGAGCCGTTCCTCACGAACGAACTCCTCGATCGGGGCCGCGGCAAGGATCTGCTGCGCATCACCGTGGGCCGGAGAGTCGACGAACTGCCGGACTGCGACAGCCTCACCACGACGGTGCACGCGACCGGCGACGTCTACGCCTGTTGCGAACTCGACATCAGTACCGACGCCATGAAACGCACGCCGGTCTTCCTCGGCTCCATTCGGACTCGGGACCGCACCGCAGCGGAGCAGGACGAGCGCGAACGCCTCGTCACCGCGTTCTACGACCCGAATTCGCCGATCTACTTCCGGAAGATGGTCGCGGAACATCCGTTGTTTCGCGGGCTGACCGAGGATCGATATCAGAACATCTGCGACTTCTGTCTGTCGGCATTGCGGGACCCGGCCCGGGTGGCCGCCCTGTCGGCGATTCTCCGGGCCGAAGGGAAGTCCGTCGAAACGGAGTCGACGGCGGAGGACGCCCACGACGGCGTTTCTCGGGAGCCGATCAGCACGGGATGA
- a CDS encoding dTDP-4-dehydrorhamnose 3,5-epimerase family protein, whose translation MKARELAVEGAFEFIPDVFPDERGEFVSHYQEAAFIAALGRPLFPVAQASQSRSRRGVLRGVHFTRTPPGCAKYVHCPQGSALDFVVDLRVGSPTFGRWDTVALDATDYRGVYFPPGVGHAFVALRDDTLISYLLSESYSPADELALSPFDPEIGLKLPAGLPLIQSERDRAAPTLSEARAAGLLPDHAVCRELQQAPRVS comes from the coding sequence ATGAAGGCACGGGAGCTCGCCGTCGAGGGTGCCTTCGAGTTCATCCCGGACGTCTTCCCCGACGAGCGAGGCGAGTTCGTCTCGCACTATCAGGAGGCCGCGTTCATCGCGGCGCTCGGTCGTCCGCTGTTCCCGGTCGCGCAGGCGAGTCAGAGCCGGTCGCGGCGGGGCGTGCTGCGGGGCGTCCACTTCACGCGGACCCCGCCGGGCTGCGCGAAGTACGTCCACTGCCCGCAGGGCAGCGCGTTGGACTTCGTCGTCGATCTGCGTGTCGGCTCCCCGACCTTCGGCCGCTGGGACACCGTGGCCCTCGACGCCACCGACTACCGGGGCGTGTACTTCCCGCCGGGCGTCGGCCACGCCTTCGTGGCGTTGAGGGACGACACGCTGATCTCCTACCTGCTGTCCGAGAGCTACTCGCCTGCCGACGAGCTCGCGCTCTCTCCGTTCGACCCCGAGATCGGGCTGAAGCTGCCCGCCGGGCTGCCGCTGATCCAGTCCGAACGAGACCGTGCGGCGCCGACGCTGTCCGAGGCCCGCGCCGCCGGACTGCTGCCCGATCACGCCGTGTGCCGAGAGCTCCAGCAGGCCCCTCGCGTGTCGTGA
- a CDS encoding NDP-hexose 2,3-dehydratase family protein produces the protein MSAPSRPSARLRIAEAAHAGGVQFADVAEFHRWFAAVADRTHMTVERLGLDELIGWAQDEDTGTIRHHSGKFFSVESLDVRVTSGPVPRWSQPIINQPEVGILGILIREFDGVPHCLMQAKHEPGNHNGLQLSPTVQATKSNYTRVHGGRPVPYLDHFRNPAAADVIADTRQSEQGSWFYRKRNRNMIIESAGAESCDEPELAEGFCWLTLGQVYELLSVPDLVNMDARTVLACLPSAGDGLGSGDLVTTSPAASRTAFTAALARSEVAEHGLHTTGDVLSWITDTRIRTDLHAERGPLADLRGWRHDGARITHETGRFFDVIGVGVEAGGREVASWTQPMIEQIGTGVVAFLVRPIDGVLHVLMHARTEPGYTDVTELAPTVQCVPRNYEVLPEGARPPFLDAVLEAAPERIRFDTILSEEGGRFFGARNRYLVVETDLDVLPAQGDYRWLTLHQLTELMRHSFYLNVQARSLVVCLRSLATASPGPREGR, from the coding sequence ATGTCAGCCCCTTCTCGTCCGTCGGCGCGACTGCGGATCGCCGAGGCCGCGCACGCCGGCGGCGTCCAGTTCGCCGACGTCGCGGAGTTCCACCGCTGGTTCGCCGCGGTGGCCGACCGCACGCACATGACCGTGGAACGGCTCGGCCTCGACGAGCTGATCGGCTGGGCACAGGACGAGGACACGGGCACCATCCGCCACCACAGCGGGAAGTTCTTCAGCGTGGAGAGCCTGGACGTCCGCGTCACCAGCGGGCCGGTGCCGCGATGGTCGCAGCCGATCATCAACCAGCCCGAGGTCGGCATCCTCGGCATCCTGATCCGCGAGTTCGACGGTGTGCCGCACTGCCTGATGCAGGCCAAGCACGAACCGGGAAATCACAACGGACTCCAGCTGTCGCCGACGGTGCAGGCGACCAAGAGCAATTACACGCGGGTCCACGGGGGACGCCCGGTGCCCTACCTGGACCACTTCCGGAACCCGGCGGCGGCCGACGTCATCGCCGACACCCGCCAGTCGGAGCAGGGCTCGTGGTTCTACCGCAAGCGCAATCGCAACATGATCATCGAGTCCGCCGGGGCCGAGTCCTGCGACGAACCCGAGCTCGCCGAGGGCTTCTGCTGGCTGACGCTCGGCCAGGTCTACGAGCTGCTCAGCGTGCCCGACCTCGTCAACATGGACGCCAGGACCGTGCTGGCCTGTCTGCCGTCCGCAGGCGACGGACTCGGCTCGGGCGACTTGGTGACGACCTCACCGGCGGCGTCGCGCACGGCGTTCACGGCGGCGCTCGCCCGCTCCGAGGTCGCCGAGCACGGCCTGCACACGACGGGCGACGTGCTGAGCTGGATCACCGACACCCGCATCCGCACCGACCTGCACGCCGAACGCGGACCGCTGGCCGACCTGCGGGGGTGGCGGCACGACGGCGCCAGGATCACCCACGAGACGGGACGGTTCTTCGACGTCATCGGGGTGGGCGTCGAGGCGGGCGGGCGTGAGGTCGCGAGTTGGACGCAGCCGATGATCGAGCAGATCGGCACCGGTGTGGTCGCGTTCCTGGTGCGGCCTATCGACGGCGTGCTGCACGTACTCATGCACGCCCGCACCGAACCGGGTTACACCGACGTGACGGAACTGGCGCCCACGGTGCAGTGCGTGCCCCGGAACTACGAGGTCCTCCCCGAAGGCGCCCGGCCGCCGTTCCTCGACGCCGTCCTCGAGGCGGCGCCCGAGCGGATCAGATTCGACACGATCCTGTCGGAGGAGGGCGGCCGTTTCTTCGGCGCCCGCAACCGCTACCTCGTGGTGGAGACCGACCTCGACGTCCTGCCGGCGCAGGGTGACTACCGGTGGCTCACCCTGCACCAGCTCACCGAGTTGATGCGCCACAGCTTCTACCTGAACGTGCAGGCACGCAGCCTGGTGGTGTGCCTGCGGAGCCTGGCTACAGCGTCTCCAGGACCTCGCGAAGGACGCTGA
- a CDS encoding DegT/DnrJ/EryC1/StrS family aminotransferase: MTTRVWDYLPEYESERAEILDAVETVFGSGQLVLGASVRGFEAEFAAYHGVEHCVSLDNGTNAVRLALQALGVGPGDEVITVSNTAAPTVVAIDAVGAVPVFVDVRREDFLMDVDQVAAAITPRTRCLLPVHLYGQCVDMAPLERLAAEHGLAILEDCAQAHGARHHGRLAGTMGRAAAFSFYPTKVLGAYGDGGAALTRDPIVDRNLRRARYYGMDDVYYVVETPGSNSRLDEVHAEILRRKLPKLDDYVAGRRQVAERYAEGLADTDLVLPSVAEGNDHVYYVYVVRHPRRDEIIARLKERDIHLNISYPWPVHTMSGFAHLGYQRGALPVTEELAGEIFSLPMYPSLPPKIQDEVISVLREVLETL; encoded by the coding sequence ATGACGACCCGAGTATGGGATTATCTGCCGGAATACGAGAGCGAGCGCGCCGAGATACTCGACGCCGTCGAGACGGTGTTCGGCTCCGGTCAGCTGGTCCTCGGCGCCAGTGTGCGCGGTTTCGAGGCGGAGTTCGCCGCCTATCACGGCGTCGAGCACTGTGTGAGTCTGGACAACGGCACCAACGCGGTCCGCCTCGCGCTGCAGGCGTTGGGCGTCGGCCCCGGCGACGAGGTCATCACCGTGTCCAACACCGCGGCGCCGACCGTGGTGGCCATCGACGCCGTCGGCGCCGTCCCGGTCTTCGTCGACGTGCGTCGCGAGGACTTCCTCATGGACGTCGACCAGGTGGCCGCCGCGATCACCCCGCGCACCCGGTGTCTGCTGCCCGTCCACCTCTATGGACAGTGCGTCGACATGGCGCCCCTGGAACGCCTCGCCGCCGAGCACGGGCTGGCGATCCTCGAGGACTGCGCGCAGGCCCACGGCGCCCGCCACCACGGCCGACTCGCCGGGACCATGGGCAGGGCGGCGGCGTTCTCCTTCTACCCCACCAAGGTCCTCGGCGCCTACGGCGACGGCGGCGCGGCCCTCACCCGCGATCCGATCGTCGACCGGAATCTCCGCCGTGCCCGCTACTACGGCATGGACGACGTCTACTACGTGGTCGAGACCCCCGGCAGCAACAGCAGGCTCGACGAGGTGCACGCCGAGATCCTGCGCCGCAAGCTGCCGAAGCTCGACGACTACGTCGCGGGCAGACGGCAGGTCGCCGAGCGCTATGCCGAGGGACTGGCCGACACCGACCTGGTGCTCCCGTCGGTCGCCGAGGGCAACGACCACGTCTACTACGTCTACGTGGTCCGGCACCCGAGGCGCGACGAGATCATCGCGCGGCTGAAGGAACGCGACATCCACCTCAACATCAGCTATCCGTGGCCGGTGCACACCATGTCCGGCTTCGCCCACCTCGGCTACCAGCGCGGCGCGCTCCCGGTCACCGAGGAGCTGGCCGGGGAGATCTTCTCGCTCCCGATGTATCCCTCGCTGCCGCCGAAGATCCAGGACGAGGTGATCAGCGTCCTTCGCGAGGTCCTGGAGACGCTGTAG
- a CDS encoding macrolide family glycosyltransferase yields MGQHFLFMSHPDHGHVLPNLAVVSTLVERGHRVTYLTGETMVDLVTEAGATALVYDSRYRQANFTDVAYDPLYLMTLLLSESAAMLDRAGERLNEDRPDAIAYDISMLYGGRILSRKWDVPAVQLIPMFASNGNYSYINSIYNSDGAEQSMPDWVGEQLTRIGTLMAAHGIEGSPQELWWEVPDFSVVNIPQSFQIEGDTFDERFAFVGPCLGNRSFFGDWSPPESGLPVVLISFGAVFNEHADFFRECVRAFTGMPWHAVITVAGGMDPADLGPLPPNVEVHRFVPHVAVLEHAEVAVTHGGMGTVMEALHAGTPMVVVPTSSIDGVTADRLAELNLGRTMRPEDVTAGRLITAVLDVAADESIRRDTRRMREEIRAAGGAPRAADEIEKYLARTAR; encoded by the coding sequence ATGGGGCAGCACTTCCTGTTCATGAGCCACCCGGACCACGGACACGTGCTCCCGAACCTCGCCGTGGTGAGCACGCTGGTCGAGAGAGGCCACCGCGTCACCTACCTGACGGGCGAGACGATGGTGGACCTCGTGACGGAGGCGGGCGCCACCGCGCTGGTCTACGACTCCCGCTATCGGCAGGCGAACTTCACCGACGTCGCCTACGACCCGCTCTATCTGATGACGCTGTTGTTGAGCGAGAGCGCCGCGATGCTGGACCGGGCGGGCGAGCGGCTGAACGAGGATCGGCCGGACGCGATCGCCTACGACATCTCCATGCTCTACGGGGGGCGCATCCTCTCCCGGAAGTGGGACGTCCCGGCCGTGCAGCTCATCCCGATGTTCGCCTCCAACGGCAACTACTCCTACATCAATTCGATCTACAACTCCGACGGCGCCGAGCAGTCCATGCCGGACTGGGTCGGCGAGCAGCTCACCAGGATCGGCACGCTGATGGCCGCCCACGGCATCGAGGGCTCGCCGCAGGAGCTGTGGTGGGAGGTCCCGGACTTCAGCGTGGTCAACATCCCGCAGTCCTTCCAGATCGAGGGCGACACCTTCGACGAGCGCTTCGCCTTCGTCGGCCCGTGTCTGGGCAACCGGAGCTTCTTCGGTGACTGGAGCCCGCCCGAGAGCGGCCTGCCGGTGGTGTTGATCTCCTTCGGCGCGGTGTTCAACGAGCACGCCGACTTCTTCCGCGAGTGCGTGCGCGCGTTCACCGGCATGCCCTGGCACGCGGTGATCACCGTGGCGGGCGGCATGGACCCGGCCGACCTCGGACCGCTGCCGCCCAACGTCGAGGTGCATCGCTTCGTGCCGCACGTCGCCGTTTTGGAACACGCCGAGGTCGCCGTCACCCACGGCGGCATGGGCACGGTGATGGAGGCCCTGCACGCAGGCACCCCGATGGTGGTCGTCCCGACGTCCTCGATCGACGGCGTCACCGCGGACCGTCTGGCGGAGCTGAATCTGGGCCGCACCATGCGGCCCGAGGACGTCACCGCGGGACGACTCATCACGGCCGTGCTCGACGTCGCGGCCGACGAGTCGATCCGCCGCGACACCCGGCGGATGCGCGAGGAGATCCGCGCGGCGGGCGGGGCGCCGCGCGCCGCGGACGAGATCGAGAAGTACCTGGCCCGGACGGCCCGATGA
- a CDS encoding AfsR/SARP family transcriptional regulator, producing MTGTIEFRIMGPLTVLRDGEAMRFDGARERAVLSMLVLEANRIVSVGRLIDAVWAGAPPKSARAQIATCVSRLRRALGGRAADGTTSRGDLITTRNPGYTLDVDPDTIDWSRFRALTAAARREAAAGSRAQAVATLREALALRRGVAFEGVHGMRCETAGVEEAHLDALESCVEMELELGAHQKVIAELTPVVAEHPLRERARMQLMLAQYRAGRRAEALRTYHDARRQLVEQIGLEPGPELRRLHERILRDAADLAPPPVGAAVGDRPLVVPSQLPPQALPFAGRTDAERELDAALTATGETTSPSPVILAGPSGVGKTALALRWAHRALDRFPDGQLFADLGDGTPTPGPGPGVVLDRFLRALGVPDRAIPADLAEKTALFRSMTAHRRLLVVLDGASGADQVLPLLPGGVHCRVIITSRDPLDELVARQGAHRGFVGPLRPEESRELLVMLVGRARVAAEPQAAGRLALGSRGFPMALRMAAARLSSNPPRSLEELAPSLPLHREELEDLQLDLGSRRPRPSFA from the coding sequence ATGACCGGCACGATCGAGTTCAGGATCATGGGGCCGCTCACCGTCCTGCGCGACGGCGAGGCGATGCGGTTCGACGGCGCCCGCGAGCGCGCGGTGCTGTCGATGCTCGTGCTGGAGGCCAACCGGATCGTCAGCGTCGGCCGACTCATCGACGCGGTGTGGGCCGGGGCCCCGCCCAAGAGCGCCCGCGCACAGATCGCCACCTGCGTCTCCCGACTGCGTCGCGCGCTCGGCGGCCGGGCGGCCGACGGGACGACGAGCCGCGGCGACCTGATCACCACCCGCAACCCGGGCTACACGCTCGACGTCGACCCCGACACGATCGACTGGTCGCGGTTCCGGGCGTTGACGGCCGCGGCCCGTCGCGAGGCCGCCGCGGGCAGCCGAGCACAGGCCGTCGCGACCCTGCGTGAGGCGCTGGCGCTGCGGCGCGGAGTCGCCTTCGAGGGCGTCCACGGGATGCGCTGCGAGACCGCCGGGGTGGAGGAGGCCCATCTCGACGCCCTGGAGAGCTGCGTCGAGATGGAGTTGGAGCTGGGCGCCCATCAGAAGGTCATCGCGGAGCTGACCCCGGTGGTGGCGGAGCACCCGCTGCGGGAACGGGCGCGCATGCAGCTGATGCTCGCCCAGTACCGGGCCGGCCGCCGGGCCGAGGCGCTGCGCACCTATCACGACGCCCGCCGCCAGCTCGTCGAGCAGATCGGACTGGAACCAGGACCCGAGCTGCGCAGGCTGCACGAGCGCATCCTGCGCGACGCCGCCGACCTGGCACCGCCGCCGGTGGGCGCCGCCGTCGGGGATCGGCCGCTCGTGGTCCCGTCGCAGCTGCCGCCCCAGGCCCTGCCCTTCGCCGGCCGGACCGACGCCGAGCGGGAGTTGGACGCCGCGCTCACCGCGACCGGCGAGACGACCTCGCCGTCGCCGGTGATCCTGGCGGGGCCCTCGGGCGTCGGCAAGACCGCGCTCGCGCTGCGGTGGGCGCATCGCGCGCTGGACCGCTTCCCCGACGGCCAGCTCTTCGCCGACCTCGGCGACGGGACGCCGACGCCGGGGCCCGGCCCGGGCGTCGTGCTGGACCGCTTCCTCCGCGCGCTGGGCGTGCCGGACCGGGCGATCCCGGCGGATCTGGCCGAGAAGACCGCGCTCTTCCGCTCGATGACCGCGCACCGCAGGCTGCTGGTGGTGCTCGACGGGGCGAGCGGCGCCGACCAGGTGTTGCCGCTGCTGCCCGGCGGGGTCCACTGTCGCGTGATCATCACCAGCCGCGACCCCTTGGACGAGCTGGTGGCACGGCAGGGCGCCCACCGCGGCTTCGTCGGGCCGCTGCGCCCGGAGGAGTCCCGGGAGCTCCTGGTCATGCTCGTGGGCCGGGCCAGAGTGGCGGCCGAGCCGCAGGCGGCGGGACGGCTCGCCCTCGGCTCTCGCGGGTTTCCGATGGCACTGCGGATGGCGGCGGCGCGACTGTCCTCCAACCCGCCGAGATCCCTGGAGGAACTGGCCCCGTCGCTGCCGCTGCACCGAGAGGAGCTGGAGGACCTGCAACTGGATCTCGGCAGCAGGCGTCCCCGGCCGAGCTTCGCGTAG
- a CDS encoding HD domain-containing protein codes for MRPLDPEDPRSPYLKIAASIRAAILAGELEPQARLPTGDELAKLFGVTRATVSSAIRTLRDEGFVQGRPGGGVYVTGQASLPVPADRTHPLTGLAAFLHEAGHLKNLPRAGWQLLGVRQPESVAEHSFRVGVIGMALAAMEGADPGRTAALSLLHDVPETRIGDVPSVGRAYVTTAVPQAVTAHQTAALPDELAALFQGLTAEYEDTKSLESKVAHDADKIETLLQAREYATQGYATEPWQESSIQALRTESAKRLAQAIVASDARGWWMNFASSYQELRATTRARQGLKP; via the coding sequence GTGCGGCCACTGGACCCGGAAGACCCCCGAAGCCCGTACCTCAAGATCGCGGCGAGCATCCGCGCCGCGATCCTCGCGGGCGAACTCGAACCCCAGGCGCGGCTGCCGACCGGCGACGAGCTGGCGAAGTTGTTCGGTGTCACTCGGGCGACGGTCAGTTCGGCGATCCGTACCCTGCGGGACGAAGGCTTCGTGCAGGGGCGTCCCGGAGGCGGCGTCTACGTCACGGGGCAGGCGAGTCTGCCGGTTCCGGCGGATCGGACCCACCCGCTCACCGGGTTGGCGGCCTTCCTCCACGAGGCCGGGCACCTGAAGAACCTGCCCCGCGCCGGCTGGCAGCTCCTCGGTGTCCGGCAGCCCGAGAGCGTCGCCGAGCACTCGTTCCGCGTCGGCGTCATCGGAATGGCCCTCGCCGCGATGGAAGGCGCCGATCCCGGTCGGACGGCCGCCCTTTCTCTCCTGCACGACGTGCCGGAGACCCGGATCGGCGACGTGCCGTCGGTCGGCCGGGCCTATGTCACCACCGCGGTTCCCCAGGCCGTGACGGCGCATCAGACGGCCGCCCTGCCGGATGAGCTCGCGGCCCTGTTCCAGGGGCTGACCGCGGAGTATGAGGACACGAAGTCCCTGGAATCCAAGGTCGCCCACGATGCCGACAAGATCGAGACCCTGTTGCAGGCACGGGAGTACGCCACGCAGGGCTACGCCACCGAGCCGTGGCAGGAGTCGTCGATCCAGGCGTTGCGGACGGAGTCCGCGAAGCGGCTCGCGCAGGCGATCGTCGCCTCCGACGCGCGTGGCTGGTGGATGAACTTCGCGTCGAGCTATCAGGAGCTGCGGGCCACCACCCGCGCCCGACAGGGGCTCAAGCCCTGA
- a CDS encoding FAD-dependent monooxygenase — translation MRENEVEVLIVGGGPVGLATSIELSRHGVSSVLVEKHESTSIFPKARLVSTRTMEIVRSWGVQPEVEAAGLPRDDSLALGIGPTLTSPDFRREVARIHEDAPQSPTYNYICAQDGFEVILRELAESLPSGDVRFAARMTALDVDEDGATATIAAADGEYQVRARYVVAADGSRSGIRESLGVAVTGPPPLSHMVSVLFDADLGTLLHDRLGALYFVYGEVYCAVESVDNRRRWTLQTGYEPDQGESASDFTHENCVELVRAAVGVADLPVRIVGMLPWTQQAVVAEEFRGGRVFLVGDAAHVATPQGGFGMNCGIQDAHNLAWKLAAVLRGEAGDALLDTYSTERRPVADWTVQESLRNALITIDMMEDRLTMQEAGDIQAHRRRAEGLVLGFHYDSPAVVADGTPAPAPEDPYEIYLPTARPGHRAPHVWLSHQGEQVSTLDMLGTSHTLMSPAGSGWDVAAAEAADRLGVALDVLLISADDPAFPMSPSWAKEYGVGDTGAVLVRPDGHVAWRRAEGVPAADDLVTVLATVLCRG, via the coding sequence ATGAGAGAGAACGAGGTCGAGGTCCTGATCGTCGGCGGCGGGCCCGTCGGCCTTGCCACCTCGATCGAACTCTCCCGGCACGGGGTCTCCTCGGTGCTCGTCGAGAAGCACGAGAGCACGTCGATCTTCCCGAAGGCGAGGCTCGTGTCCACCCGGACGATGGAGATCGTCCGATCCTGGGGTGTGCAGCCCGAGGTGGAGGCGGCCGGGCTGCCTCGGGACGACAGCCTGGCGCTGGGCATCGGACCGACGCTGACCTCGCCCGACTTCCGTCGGGAGGTCGCCCGCATTCACGAGGACGCGCCCCAGAGCCCCACCTACAACTACATCTGCGCGCAGGACGGCTTCGAGGTGATCCTGCGGGAGCTGGCCGAGTCGCTGCCCTCGGGCGACGTCCGCTTCGCCGCCCGGATGACCGCGCTGGACGTCGACGAGGACGGCGCCACCGCCACGATCGCCGCCGCGGACGGTGAGTACCAGGTTCGCGCCCGCTACGTGGTGGCCGCCGACGGCAGCCGCAGCGGCATCCGCGAGTCGCTGGGCGTCGCCGTGACCGGTCCGCCGCCGTTGAGCCACATGGTCAGCGTCCTGTTCGACGCCGACCTCGGCACCCTGCTGCACGACCGGCTGGGCGCGTTGTACTTCGTGTACGGCGAGGTGTACTGCGCGGTCGAGTCGGTGGACAACCGGCGGCGCTGGACGTTGCAGACCGGCTACGAGCCCGATCAGGGCGAGAGCGCGAGCGACTTCACGCACGAGAACTGCGTCGAGCTGGTGCGGGCCGCCGTGGGGGTCGCCGACCTCCCGGTGCGGATCGTCGGGATGCTGCCGTGGACCCAGCAGGCCGTGGTCGCCGAGGAGTTCCGCGGCGGCCGGGTGTTCCTCGTCGGCGACGCGGCACACGTGGCGACGCCGCAGGGCGGCTTCGGCATGAACTGCGGCATCCAGGACGCGCACAATCTGGCGTGGAAGCTGGCCGCCGTGCTGCGCGGCGAGGCGGGCGACGCCCTGCTGGACACCTACTCGACCGAGCGACGCCCGGTCGCGGACTGGACGGTGCAGGAGAGCCTGCGCAACGCCCTGATCACCATCGACATGATGGAGGACCGGCTGACGATGCAGGAGGCCGGCGACATCCAGGCGCACCGGCGGCGGGCCGAGGGCCTGGTGTTGGGCTTCCACTACGACTCGCCCGCCGTGGTCGCGGACGGCACCCCGGCCCCCGCGCCGGAGGACCCGTACGAGATCTACCTGCCCACCGCCCGGCCCGGGCATCGCGCACCCCACGTCTGGCTGTCCCACCAGGGCGAACAGGTGTCCACTCTGGACATGTTGGGGACTTCGCACACCCTGATGAGTCCGGCGGGCAGCGGTTGGGACGTCGCCGCGGCGGAGGCCGCCGACCGGCTTGGCGTGGCGCTCGACGTGCTGCTGATCTCGGCCGACGACCCGGCCTTCCCGATGTCGCCGAGCTGGGCGAAGGAGTACGGAGTGGGCGACACCGGGGCGGTGCTCGTCCGCCCCGACGGTCACGTCGCCTGGCGCCGTGCCGAGGGCGTCCCCGCCGCCGACGACCTGGTCACGGTCCTCGCCACGGTGCTCTGCCGGGGCTGA
- the fabG gene encoding 3-oxoacyl-ACP reductase FabG has protein sequence MLFPEGSVALVTGGSRGIGRAAALDLAREGAHVLVNYARSESDAKETVVEIEEAGGRATAIRADVTDETAVREMFQTVRSEHGRLDVLVTSAGITRDRHLVAMSLAQFREPMDVNVTGTFLSCREGLRIMQHQRSGAIVTLSSSSGLDGGFPGQTNYVASKGAIISFTKALAYEAAPHGVRANVVAPGFVATDMTRALAGPIRKQYESRIRLGRMGRPDEIARLVSFLASDNASYVTGSVLVANGGGLG, from the coding sequence ATGCTTTTCCCCGAAGGCTCGGTGGCCTTGGTGACCGGCGGTTCCCGCGGCATCGGCCGCGCCGCCGCACTCGACCTGGCAAGAGAGGGCGCCCACGTCCTGGTGAACTACGCGCGCTCCGAGAGCGACGCGAAGGAGACCGTCGTCGAGATCGAGGAGGCGGGCGGGCGGGCCACGGCGATCCGCGCCGACGTCACCGACGAGACGGCCGTGCGGGAGATGTTCCAGACCGTCCGCTCGGAGCACGGCAGGCTCGACGTGCTGGTGACCAGCGCCGGGATCACTCGAGACCGCCACCTGGTCGCCATGAGTCTCGCGCAGTTCCGCGAGCCGATGGACGTCAACGTCACCGGCACCTTCCTGTCCTGCCGCGAGGGACTGCGCATCATGCAGCACCAGCGCAGCGGCGCGATCGTGACGCTGTCCTCCTCCAGCGGCCTGGACGGCGGGTTCCCCGGACAGACCAACTATGTGGCGTCGAAGGGGGCGATCATCTCCTTCACCAAGGCGCTGGCCTACGAGGCCGCCCCGCACGGGGTGCGGGCCAACGTGGTCGCCCCCGGCTTCGTCGCCACGGACATGACCCGCGCGCTGGCGGGCCCCATCCGCAAGCAGTACGAGTCGCGCATCCGCCTCGGCCGCATGGGGCGGCCCGACGAGATCGCGCGGCTCGTGAGCTTCCTGGCCTCCGACAACGCCTCCTACGTCACCGGTTCGGTGCTCGTCGCCAACGGCGGCGGGCTCGGCTGA
- a CDS encoding acyl carrier protein: protein MTIDELRARAGVRKQTCAQIKKMIVSRLDLPIEPEWISDDQPLFGRGLELDSLDVLELYVAIEAEFGVALYDSDMSVFGSVSRLADSVNPALRTAPAAVA from the coding sequence ATGACCATCGACGAGCTGCGGGCGCGTGCAGGCGTGCGGAAGCAGACCTGCGCCCAGATCAAGAAGATGATCGTGTCGCGGCTGGATCTGCCGATCGAGCCCGAGTGGATCAGCGACGACCAGCCGCTGTTCGGTCGGGGACTCGAACTGGACAGCCTCGACGTCCTGGAGCTGTACGTCGCCATCGAGGCCGAGTTCGGCGTGGCGCTCTACGACAGCGACATGTCCGTCTTCGGCTCGGTCTCGCGGCTCGCCGACTCCGTCAACCCTGCGCTGCGGACGGCACCGGCAGCCGTGGCATGA